One window of Manihot esculenta cultivar AM560-2 chromosome 17, M.esculenta_v8, whole genome shotgun sequence genomic DNA carries:
- the LOC110605109 gene encoding transmembrane protein 184C has translation MDITTLNPGQLTLMGSAFCTMITMHFTLQLLSQHLFYWKNPKEQKAIIIIILMAPIYAIDSFVGLLDIQGSKAFFMFLDSIKECYEALVIAKFLALMYSYLNISISRNIVPDGIKGREIHHSFPMTLFQPRTVRLDHRTLRLLKYWTWQFVIIRPICSILMITLQLLGFYPSWLSWTFTIILNISVSLALYSLVVFYHVFAKELAPHNPLAKFLCIKGIVFFCFWQGVVLDILVGLGIIRSHHFWLDVEHIEEALQNVLVCLEMVVFSVLQQYAYHVSPYSGEVETKLKLNKKD, from the exons GATCTGCATTCTGTACGATGATAACAATGCATTTTACCCTGCAGCTCCTATCGCAGCATCTTTTTTACTGGAAAAACCCAAAGGAACAGAAGGCCATAATAATTATTATCCTTATGGCTCCAATATATGCCATAGACTCGTTTGTGGGTTTATTGGATATTCAGGGGAGTAAGGCATTCTTCATGTTTTTGGACTCAATTAAGGAATGTTATGAGGCTTTG GTGATTGCCAAATTCCTAGCTTTGATGTACAGTTACCTGAATATATCCATTAGTAGAAATATTGTACCAGATGGAATAAAAGGAAGAGAAATTCACCATTCTTTCCCGATGACACTTTTCCAG CCTCGCACTGTCCGGCTGGACCACCGTACACTAAGGCTTCTCAAATACTGGACATGGCAATTTGTTATCATCCGCCCGATATGTTCCATTTTGATGATAACACTACAACTTCTTGGGTTTTACCCTTCTTGGTTGAGTTGGACATTCACCATTATCCTTAACATTTCGGTTTCTCTGGCATTGTATTCTCTGGTGGTTTTTTACCATGTGTTTGCAAAGGAGTTGGCACCACACAATCCACTTGCAAAGTTCTTATGCATCAAGGGGATTGTCTTCTTTTGCTTTTGGCAG GGAGTGGTGCTTGACATACTAGTTGGCTTGGGTATAATTCGATCTCATCATTTTTGGTTGGATGTGGAGCACATTGAGGAAGCTCTTCAGAATGTCTTGGTATGTTTGGAGATGGTTGTGTTCTCTGTTCTCCAACAGTATGCATACCACGTTTCGCCGTATAGTGGAGAAGTGGAAACAAAGTTGAAACTAAATAAGAAAGATTGA